From Gemmatimonadaceae bacterium, the proteins below share one genomic window:
- a CDS encoding dihydrodipicolinate synthase family protein, which produces MSGLRAHLREGQVIPAHPLALTPRRTLDERHQRALTRYYVDAGAGGIAVGVHTTQFAIRRHGMFRPVLELAAETARAALPPSRRAFALVAGVCGPVRQAVAEASIARALGYDLALVSLAGLDSGNHRALVHHCRAVSEVMPLFGFYLQPAVGGPVLSHAFWRELCELPGLWAVKVAPFNRYATHDVVRAVVESGRDDVALYTGNDDNIVADLVTPFRIAVGGTMRERWMDGGLLGQWAVWTQHAVALLRDAKRARARRVVPASLLAMGSALTIANAAIFDAAHGFAGSIPGIHEVLRAQGLVRGVWCLDPRETLSPGQRHAIARVRRAYPTLGDDAFVRDNLERWLS; this is translated from the coding sequence ATGAGCGGCCTGCGCGCCCATCTGCGCGAAGGCCAGGTGATCCCGGCCCATCCGCTCGCCCTCACGCCGCGGCGCACCCTCGACGAGCGCCACCAGCGCGCGCTCACCCGCTACTATGTGGACGCCGGCGCCGGCGGGATCGCCGTCGGCGTGCACACCACGCAGTTCGCCATCCGCCGCCACGGCATGTTCCGCCCCGTACTCGAGCTGGCCGCAGAAACAGCGCGCGCCGCGCTCCCGCCCTCGCGCCGCGCGTTCGCATTGGTCGCCGGCGTGTGCGGTCCCGTCCGGCAAGCCGTGGCCGAGGCCTCCATCGCCCGCGCCCTGGGCTACGACCTCGCCCTCGTGAGTCTGGCCGGCCTCGATTCCGGCAACCACCGCGCGCTCGTGCACCACTGCCGAGCCGTCTCCGAAGTCATGCCGCTGTTCGGGTTCTACCTGCAACCCGCCGTCGGCGGCCCCGTGCTGTCGCACGCCTTCTGGCGAGAACTCTGCGAACTGCCGGGCCTGTGGGCCGTCAAGGTGGCGCCCTTCAACCGGTACGCCACGCACGACGTGGTGCGCGCCGTGGTCGAATCGGGACGCGATGACGTCGCGCTCTACACCGGCAACGATGACAATATCGTGGCCGATCTCGTCACGCCGTTCCGCATCGCGGTGGGCGGCACGATGCGCGAGCGGTGGATGGACGGCGGCCTGCTCGGGCAATGGGCGGTGTGGACACAACACGCCGTTGCCCTGCTGCGCGACGCCAAACGTGCCCGCGCGCGGCGCGTCGTCCCCGCGTCGCTACTCGCCATGGGGTCGGCCCTGACGATCGCCAACGCCGCCATCTTCGACGCCGCGCACGGATTCGCCGGCAGCATTCCCGGCATCCACGAAGTGCTCCGCGCGCAGGGCCTGGTGCGCGGCGTCTGGTGCCTCGATCCCCGCGAGACGCTCTCCCCCGGCCAGCGGCACGCCATCGCTCGCGTCCGGCGCGCCT